Proteins encoded together in one Gemmatimonadetes bacterium T265 window:
- the rlmH gene encoding ribosomal RNA large subunit methyltransferase H produces the protein MYVIAVGRARGALAEAAADYERRAAHYWALHTVEVREESARSLPRDRVVAREGERLAARVPAGAALVACDERGESWTSSRFATWLSAQRDAARDVAFVLGGALGLAPALRDRAAARLALAPWTLPHDLARVVLAEQLYRAGTLVRGEPYHK, from the coding sequence GTGTACGTGATCGCGGTCGGGCGCGCGCGCGGCGCGCTGGCCGAGGCTGCCGCGGACTACGAGCGGCGGGCCGCGCACTACTGGGCGCTGCACACGGTCGAGGTGCGCGAGGAGTCGGCCCGCTCGCTCCCGCGCGACCGGGTCGTCGCGCGCGAGGGCGAGCGGCTCGCCGCGCGCGTGCCCGCCGGCGCGGCGCTCGTGGCCTGCGACGAGCGAGGCGAGTCGTGGACGTCGTCGCGCTTCGCGACGTGGCTTTCCGCGCAGCGCGACGCGGCGCGCGACGTTGCGTTCGTGCTCGGCGGCGCGTTAGGCCTCGCGCCGGCGCTCCGCGACCGCGCCGCCGCGCGGCTCGCGCTCGCGCCGTGGACGCTGCCGCACGACCTCGCGCGCGTGGTGCTGGCGGAGCAACTCTACCGCGCGGGGACGCTCGTGCGGGGCGAGCCGTACCACAAGTGA